Below is a genomic region from Rhinoraja longicauda isolate Sanriku21f chromosome 34, sRhiLon1.1, whole genome shotgun sequence.
cacccattccttctctcctccagagATCCTTccctgagttactgagttactccagcagtttgtgtctatatcttcggtggggtaaaccagtgtctgcagttcctacctacttttccctgaagatagacacaaaatgctggagatactcaagtgggacaggcagcatttctggagagaaggaatgggtgacgtttcgggtcgagaccttcagaatcTGTCTGAATTCcagctgaagaacggtctcgactcgTAAAGTCACCcatccagtctgaagggtctcgttcATGATATTGCTAAGCTTGCTATTTTTTACCAGATTAACCATGATTTTTTGTCGCAACATGTCCTTGGACAATGATTAAAAGCAGAAACCTTGACTGGTTTGTTTATCCATAGACAAAGAACACCATAAGGCACCGATGGTTGACAAGAGCAGAGAGAACCTGCCATTACTTTGGTTCCAAACAGTATGGCAAGCAGTAGGGCATATCTAAAATAGACCATTTCATCTTAACACATTCAGGGTTAATCATCTTGCTCAGCAGCAAGTCTAAAGACCCAaatcatcacatatccatgtttaccagagatactgcctgaccagctgagttactccagcactttgtgtcccttttgctAAACAGCTGGTTTGTTTCTTGGACTTTTTTTCAACAAAAGTGAAAAGGAATGAAAATGTCTACAATTATAGTAATATTTTatgattaattttaaaaaggaactAATAAAATGATATTCCACATGAAATTGTGATTTATACAGATTACAGCACATAAGCAGATAATGTTTAATTAATCCATTTTGTCAATCCTCCACAGAGGCTGGAGTATTCACCTTGTATGCTTGAACATTCAAATAAACTTTTCTGCCTGTTTCCTTCAAACACATTTCTGATCTTCTCTTAAGTATTAACATAGTCTCTGCTTTAATTGCTAACATTAGCAACTCACCTCACCGTCTCACAATCCCCTGGAAGATATTTCCCTTTCTTTCCGTCCAAATCTTGGCAGAAATGTCGGGGAAAGAAATATTATTTAAGCCGAGGTGAATATCTACATAGAGCTACCcgtttgtgaatgaatgaatgaataagtttattgaccaagtatgtgcatatacaaggaacggtaccttggtgctccgctcacaaatgacaattgTGAACATAGTGGCTCAGTAAAGATCCTAACATATTTTTACAAGTAAGTGCATATTTGTCTAATCTATTATAATAAAAAGACAATTCAGATCGCGAGAAATATCTGTTACAGGGAAGTAGCCTTTCTTGGCTACCAATTGACACAACATTTTACACAAATAATTTTCACATAGAGAGACAATTGTGTGTTTTTTAATAAAATAACACTATTTGTATATTCTATTTTTACAGCTTAAAAGATGATGACAGTGGGGACCATGAACACTATGAAGAGAACGAGGCACTGAAGGAGAAGGAAATAGAATTGTGTGAACAGGAAAATACACAAAACACTGCCAAAAGAAAGGTAAGAATTGACATTTCCTGAAATCAGTCATGTAGCACACATCACTGGTCCAGTATTTACAGGATGCTGGAATTCTTTACAGGGAACTACAGATACCTAATAGgattaattagtctgaagaatggtctcggcctgaaacgtcaccgattccttttctccagagatgctgcctgacccgctgagttactccagttttttgtgtctattttaggattAATTTATCCTGGTGGATCTTGTTTATTGTCTCTATTGACAATTGGCAGCACCATTGCACCTACAGTTCTGGGATTGTTATTTTTGAATCTAAAGTTGAACAGAAGAGGATGGACTCTTTAgttttcagtttggagatacagcatggaaacaggcccttcgacccaccgagtccacgctgaccatcgatcactcgttcacactagttccatgttatccctctttctcatccactccctacacatgaggctCAATTTAccaaggtcaattaacctacaaaacacacgtttttggaatataggaggaaaccggagcacccatgggaagcccacgcagtcacagggagaacgtgtgaactccacacagactgcacccaaagtcaggatcgaacccaggggtctctggctctgtgaggcagcggctctaccagctaggccactgcgctgcccttTGGTGCAGGCAGTAACTAATGCAGTGTGGAGACCAATTCATTAGAGCCTGTTGCCTGAATTCTGCACAGATATGTGGCTCATGACTCAGATGTTGTTAGTTGCTCCACAGCTAGCAACATAACTGTTTACTGCTAGGGGAAAACAAATGTTTCACATATGCAAACTGGTGATAACATGTCTAGAGTACTTTGGACAGGATTAATCACCTTATTCATGGATCTTAATAATTTGTAAAAAGTTCCGATAATGCTTACTAAAATAATGTTTGGAAAGAGCAACGGTTTTAGTGACTGATAGAGTAGATAGAGAAAGGTTTTCTCTGCTGCTGGTGATTGGGGTCAAATTGAAGCAACAGCTCGAGCTACAGCGATGACGATGTAGGCATCTGCTTTTGATCAGACCTCCTGAAAATTTGTCAACTAATTAAGCATTCGTTAGGGGGTTCTATCACATGAGAGATAGTCTTTCCTTAATTTATGAAAGGGATCGACTTCTGGAAAACATTTCATTAAGTAAAATTACATTAATGGAAAAGACTGATAGAAATGTATAATGGATATTTTGGTTGAGATTGGTACATATTATTACAGTGATAAATGGATTCATAAAGCAAATAAACTGATAATGTattgtcaagggatatggggagaaaggaggaacggggtattgattttagatgatcagccatgatcatattgaatggcggtgctggcttgaagggtcgagtggcctactcctgctcctatttttctatgtttctatgtcccgctgagttactccagcattttgtgtctgtgttaaTTTTACTGATGTTTGGTGTCCACAGGTGGTGACACCTGGAGTTGGCGAGCACCCTCTTCAGTATAACTACACATTCTGGTACTCCAGACGTACACCAAGCAGACCAGCTAACACCCAGAGCTATGAACAGAACATTAAACAGATTGGTACCGTCGCCTCTGTAAGTCACTTAAAGCAATGATCAAAAAACAGGTTTTTATTTTTACACCAACATTAACTTTTAATGAACTTTGTAATAAAAGTTGATGCAAATCTGATTACATTGGGTTAAATTTCTAATAATATTTTCATGCTCCTGTTGAGTACAAATCTACAGATAGATTAGCAGCAAGTACTGATCTAATTCTTTCAGTTTCACAACGTACTGAAATGCAGTTAATGCTATCAGTCATACCGATGCAATTACTAAACTGGGGTCATTTTTTTTGCGATGCCTTTATTACCTGAATCTGGGCTTATGCAAGAAAGTTTAAAATGAGAATGTACAGAGTAAAGTTCATTCTGAAAAAGAACAGATGGAAATATTGGACACTATAGAACAGATAAAATGTGCAAACAACTTACTTTGGTTGATCCCCAGTGTCTTCATTTGTAGGGAAAACGTGTTATTTATTGCTTCGAGAAATTAATTAATTTCCTGACAAAAAACTTACCTGATCCTTCCGCTTGGTAAAGTGTTTTATTAGAAAGGTATTCCAAGAGCAGGAGTTTGGCAGTCCAAAACCTAATATTTTTATAATGACAAGTTGTAATTGACAGACCATTTGTATACAAGGGTCCCAAGCTATAGAGTGTTTTGTAGTGAGTGAGGATGGGTTGTGTGAGGAATAAGAGTGTATGAAAGTCCTAGTAACAGCATTCTTATGtattaacaaggaactgcagatgcaggtctaCCAAAGAAAATCCCCGGGTTTAACAGTTCTTTATCCTTTTTTGGGGTTCATACCTGTCTTTTCATAACtaaactctctacagacagcacccgtagtcaggatcgaacccaggtctctggcgatataattttttgacccccgttgtacaCCTTGCGCAAGCACttggctctttttttttttttttttttacctcacttacATGCCTGGGAAATCAGTCCTCGGTCTTCTTCTTCCAGGTGGAACAATTCTGGGGGTTCTACAGTCACTTGGTGCGGCCGGGTGACTTGACAGGACATAGTGATTTCCACCTCTTCAAGGAAGGGATCAAACCCATGTGGGAGGTGAGTGGAGAGTAAAATATATGGTTTAACCTCTTGGCTTTAACTTACTGGTACCCAAGACCAAAGATGTTCAACAAAAACTAATTAGTTTATCTCATTGCAGGATGAAGCCAACAAGAATGGTGGCAAATGGATCATACGATTGCGCAAAGGGCTGGCATCCCGATTCTGGGAAAATATCATCCTAGCCATGTTGGGAGAGCAATTTATGGTTGGAGAGGAAATCTGTGGAGTTGTAGTATCCATCCGATTTCAAGTACGTCATTGTTAGAAAATGTTTAGAAAAATCCCAAGGTGCTTCAGAAAGCACGAAGGAACAGATGCAAAAATCTTGGCCGGAAAGCACGACTGAAAACTTGGTAGAACAGCAAGGTGCTCAGTACATTGTTGAGTAATGGGGAAAGGTATTCACTCGGAGGAAATTTAGACATTGGACCCAGTGGAGtggtgaggtggaggggattcACAGAGACCACAACCAAAGTACTTTGTCTGTTGTAAAGACAAATGGCTGGAGGAGGATGGAGCTGAGAAGATGTAATGCAAGCGTTTCAAACTGTATGTAATGAATGGGAGGAAAGCATTGTACATTTGCAAGGAATAGGAAATGGCATAAGTCAGCAGAAGTTTGGGCAAATTTTGTTTTGTGCTCAGAAAAATGATTCCATCTCATCTGCTTGGGATGTTCAAGTGAAATTTTGAGTATGAAGGCAAAGAGTAACACAGGGATTTTTGGCTGTCTTAGACCATTTATTTCACCAAGAACTGATTTGTTGGAACATTTACTCTGGTACAAACTCACGCAGCAGAGCTAACGGACATGTGAAGTACAACTTGCATGGTATACAAACAACTAAGTAAAAGTTATACATTGTGCATTTATACTGGTTAGATATGGTGCTTTTACGCTGAAAAAATCCAGAAGTGTAGGAAGAACATGTCTGCTTGATTCACCAGCACTAAATCAGGAGGTTCTAGCCCTGCTGCAAAATTGTAATAATAAGTGTAAACTGGCATTTCTCTAcagagtttagacaatagacaataggtgcaggagtaggccattcggcccctcgcgccagcaccaccattcactgatcatggctgatcatccacaatcagtaccccgttcctgccttctccccatatcccttgactccgctatctgtaagagctctatctaactctctcttgaaaacattcagagaattggcctccactgccttctgaggcagagaattccgcagattcacaactctctgagtgaaaaagttcttcctcatttccgttttaaaaggcctaccccttattcttaaactgtggtccctggttctggactcccccaacatctggaacatgtttcctgcctctggcgtgtccaatcccttaataatcttatatgtttcaataagattccctaaattccagtgcatacaagtccagtcactccattctttcaacatatgacagtcccgccatcctgggaattaacctcgtgaacctacgctgcactctctcaatggcaagaatggccttcctcaaatttggagaccaaaactgcacacaatactctatgtgtggtctcactagggccctgtacaactgcag
It encodes:
- the eif4e2rs1 gene encoding eukaryotic translation initiation factor 4E family member 2 related sequence 1, whose protein sequence is MNNKFQALKDDDSGDHEHYEENEALKEKEIELCEQENTQNTAKRKVVTPGVGEHPLQYNYTFWYSRRTPSRPANTQSYEQNIKQIGTVASVEQFWGFYSHLVRPGDLTGHSDFHLFKEGIKPMWEDEANKNGGKWIIRLRKGLASRFWENIILAMLGEQFMVGEEICGVVVSIRFQEDIISVWNKTAYDQATTARIRDTLRRVLNLPPSTIMEYKTHTDSIKDNSSFRNTMIAV